One region of Natronorubrum aibiense genomic DNA includes:
- a CDS encoding cbb3-type cytochrome c oxidase subunit I, whose protein sequence is MSDLPPMTSIKRWLVTTNHKDVGILYLATSMFFLLFGGILALVFRAHLWEAGGTGLLSGNQFNQAVSAHGLLMVFWFLSPIASGFANYFVPLQIGAKDLAFPRLNALSYWFYLFSGILIGLSFFQGGAFAGGWTMYAPLNVPTYTPALEATTGSNATVLALTLFVMSITIGTVNFLVTMHRSRAEGLGLWNMPMFSWSWLLTVWMMLFAFAALLAALLLLSIDRIFLTQYFATDQGSGLLWGHLFWFFGHPEVYIVFFPALGILFETFQTFTGRRLVGRKWVIIAMVLVAVQSFLVWMHHMFLTTINLEIKTLFMATTIGISLPFDLMVFALIYTMVKGRVRFTTPFLFSLGALVLFILGGITGVFLGAVVLDYEFRGTYWVVAHFHYVMVSGVTALIAGLYYWWPKITGKMYSEALGKLNFAVYFIGFNMLYFPMFLAWETPRRVFTYPEGTQLYHQVATVGAFVLGSSFLIMFYTFAKSWVSGPEAPDNPWEFSRTAEWAIPSPPPLENWTDRPSYASGRLEFVDDSKTATDGGVATGHKAAAATHAHEEEHADHASIWPLGIGLGTFVFFLGLSGITPYMVEFAEGTGTAPDALVGTGAEPNIMYPVITALGVAILGVALFKFGVEEFNVPEMAVAERWPFGGVDNTKFGVWVFLASDVVVFGAAIGAFVFMRLHMGWGEWTKVPFASWPGLLNTYILLTSSFTVILALVFAERKNKKGLLASMSATLLLGLAFMSVKGFEYSVKFSHGDYWWKGIEYSIYFVTTGLHALHVILGLLIAVFMIYRIISVDAYLEDHRPVEYFGLYWHFVDIVWVFLFPLFYLM, encoded by the coding sequence ATGAGTGATCTTCCCCCAATGACGTCGATCAAGCGGTGGCTCGTCACGACGAACCACAAGGACGTCGGAATCCTCTACTTGGCGACGTCGATGTTCTTCCTCCTGTTTGGTGGCATCCTTGCGCTCGTATTCCGCGCCCACCTCTGGGAGGCCGGTGGTACAGGTCTGCTCTCAGGGAACCAGTTCAACCAGGCAGTCTCAGCCCACGGGCTGCTGATGGTCTTCTGGTTCCTCTCACCGATCGCATCCGGGTTCGCGAACTACTTCGTTCCACTACAGATCGGTGCAAAAGACCTCGCGTTCCCACGACTGAACGCCCTGAGTTACTGGTTCTACCTGTTTTCGGGAATCCTCATCGGCCTCTCGTTCTTCCAGGGCGGTGCATTCGCTGGTGGCTGGACGATGTACGCCCCGCTGAACGTGCCGACGTACACGCCAGCACTAGAGGCGACGACTGGAAGTAACGCGACTGTTCTCGCGTTGACGCTGTTCGTCATGTCGATTACGATCGGCACAGTGAACTTCCTCGTCACCATGCACCGATCCCGCGCAGAAGGGCTCGGCCTCTGGAACATGCCGATGTTCTCCTGGTCGTGGCTGTTGACGGTGTGGATGATGCTGTTCGCGTTCGCTGCACTGCTTGCAGCACTGCTGTTGTTGTCGATCGATCGAATCTTTCTGACACAGTACTTCGCGACTGATCAGGGTTCGGGCCTGCTGTGGGGACACCTGTTCTGGTTCTTCGGACATCCGGAGGTGTACATCGTCTTCTTCCCCGCGCTAGGTATCCTGTTCGAGACGTTCCAGACCTTCACCGGACGGCGACTTGTCGGCCGGAAATGGGTCATCATCGCGATGGTGCTGGTGGCCGTCCAGTCCTTCCTGGTCTGGATGCACCACATGTTCCTGACCACGATCAATCTGGAGATCAAGACGCTGTTCATGGCGACGACGATCGGGATCTCGCTTCCCTTTGACCTGATGGTCTTCGCGCTGATCTACACGATGGTCAAAGGACGCGTCCGATTCACGACGCCGTTCCTGTTCAGCCTCGGTGCACTCGTCCTGTTCATCCTCGGCGGCATTACGGGGGTTTTCCTTGGGGCCGTCGTTCTGGACTACGAGTTCCGTGGCACCTACTGGGTCGTCGCCCACTTCCACTACGTGATGGTCTCGGGCGTCACGGCGTTGATCGCCGGCCTCTACTACTGGTGGCCCAAAATCACCGGGAAAATGTACTCCGAGGCGCTCGGGAAACTCAACTTCGCCGTCTACTTCATCGGGTTCAACATGCTGTACTTCCCGATGTTCCTCGCTTGGGAGACGCCACGCCGCGTCTTCACCTATCCCGAAGGCACACAGCTCTACCATCAGGTGGCAACCGTCGGCGCGTTCGTCCTCGGTTCCTCGTTCCTGATCATGTTCTACACGTTCGCAAAGAGCTGGGTCTCGGGACCAGAAGCGCCCGATAACCCGTGGGAATTCTCCCGCACCGCCGAGTGGGCGATTCCCTCGCCACCGCCACTCGAGAACTGGACCGACCGACCGAGCTACGCCAGTGGCCGCCTTGAGTTCGTCGACGACTCGAAAACAGCCACCGACGGTGGCGTTGCGACCGGTCACAAAGCAGCGGCCGCGACGCACGCGCACGAAGAAGAACACGCCGATCACGCCAGTATCTGGCCGCTCGGTATCGGACTGGGTACCTTCGTGTTCTTCCTCGGCCTGTCGGGTATCACGCCATACATGGTCGAGTTCGCAGAAGGGACTGGCACGGCACCGGACGCGCTCGTCGGTACTGGTGCTGAGCCGAACATTATGTATCCCGTGATCACCGCGCTTGGTGTGGCGATCCTCGGAGTCGCGCTGTTCAAGTTCGGTGTCGAAGAGTTCAACGTTCCTGAGATGGCGGTCGCGGAGCGATGGCCGTTCGGTGGCGTCGACAACACGAAGTTCGGTGTCTGGGTGTTCCTCGCCTCGGACGTCGTCGTCTTCGGCGCTGCGATCGGGGCGTTCGTCTTCATGCGCCTCCACATGGGCTGGGGTGAGTGGACGAAGGTGCCGTTCGCCTCTTGGCCCGGCCTGCTCAACACTTACATCTTGCTCACCTCGAGTTTCACGGTTATCCTCGCACTGGTATTCGCTGAACGCAAGAACAAGAAAGGGCTCCTCGCCTCGATGAGTGCCACGCTCCTCCTCGGACTGGCGTTCATGAGCGTGAAAGGCTTCGAGTACAGCGTAAAATTCTCACACGGCGATTACTGGTGGAAAGGCATCGAGTACTCCATCTACTTCGTCACGACCGGCCTGCACGCACTCCACGTAATTCTCGGTCTGCTCATCGCCGTGTTCATGATCTACCGGATCATCAGCGTCGATGCGTATCTCGAGGACCACCGTCCAGTCGAGTACTTCGGCCTCTACTGGCACTTCGTCGACATCGTCTGGGTCTTCCTGTTCCCACTGTTCTACTTGATGTAA
- the coxB gene encoding cytochrome c oxidase subunit II, with the protein MQADTRADVFGDIFVVFLGLGTLVGIVVVAYTLYNAYKYRDTDQPKDDSLPTLGELPTGGKGGKKLFLSFGISAIIVISLVIWTYGMLLYVEDPQDEFEQDPIEVDITGEGFAWHFEYENGVEATNTLNVPADRPVAIEVTSGDVWHTFGIADLRVKADAIPGEYDETWFMAEEAGAQHEIKCYELCGDFHSNMVGTVQVMEQDEFDTWLDDQLTLEVTLEDENEEPVTDGYELQLVHQNNDEYEADLEYTYTADDFENGTITIDEIEQGGTYDLTITSDDDSFDTIEESVDITSPSSETYTIETSGTEDTNDETDETDETNSETNDDGGEN; encoded by the coding sequence ATGCAGGCAGACACGCGCGCGGACGTGTTCGGAGACATCTTCGTGGTGTTTCTCGGACTCGGTACGCTCGTCGGCATCGTCGTTGTCGCATACACCTTGTACAACGCGTACAAGTATCGCGACACCGATCAGCCGAAAGACGATTCACTGCCCACACTCGGGGAGTTACCGACAGGTGGAAAGGGCGGAAAGAAACTGTTCCTATCGTTCGGTATCAGCGCCATTATCGTTATCTCGCTTGTGATCTGGACCTATGGGATGCTCCTGTACGTCGAGGACCCACAAGACGAATTCGAGCAAGATCCAATCGAGGTCGATATCACAGGTGAAGGGTTCGCCTGGCACTTCGAATACGAGAATGGCGTTGAAGCGACAAACACGCTGAACGTTCCTGCCGACCGACCGGTCGCAATCGAGGTGACCTCTGGTGACGTCTGGCACACCTTCGGGATCGCGGACTTACGTGTGAAAGCGGACGCGATCCCCGGTGAGTACGACGAAACGTGGTTCATGGCCGAGGAAGCCGGTGCACAACACGAGATCAAGTGCTACGAACTCTGTGGTGACTTCCACTCGAACATGGTTGGCACCGTACAGGTCATGGAGCAAGACGAGTTCGACACGTGGCTCGACGATCAGCTGACTCTCGAGGTTACCCTCGAGGATGAGAACGAAGAGCCGGTTACTGACGGCTACGAACTCCAACTCGTCCACCAGAACAACGACGAGTACGAAGCAGATCTTGAGTACACGTACACGGCCGACGACTTCGAGAACGGCACGATCACCATCGACGAGATCGAACAGGGCGGCACGTACGACCTGACGATCACGTCCGACGACGATTCGTTCGACACGATCGAAGAGAGTGTCGACATTACCAGTCCATCGAGTGAGACGTACACGATCGAAACGTCGGGTACAGAAGACACTAATGACGAGACAGACGAGACTGACGAAACGAACAGCGAAACGAACGACGACGGAGGTGAGAACTAA
- a CDS encoding amphi-Trp domain-containing protein: protein MPEEVLFKFEQQMERSEIADYLRTVADSLENGGPISLEAGGESVTMTPPARPTFEIKAERETSSSAPDGPGELGLEFELEWDEGDHKSDDGTLSIE from the coding sequence ATGCCAGAAGAGGTCCTCTTCAAGTTCGAACAGCAGATGGAACGCAGCGAAATCGCCGACTACCTCCGTACTGTCGCGGACAGCCTCGAGAACGGCGGCCCGATCTCCCTCGAAGCCGGCGGCGAATCGGTCACCATGACGCCACCAGCACGGCCGACGTTCGAAATCAAAGCTGAGCGAGAAACCTCGAGTTCGGCCCCCGACGGACCGGGTGAGCTCGGCCTGGAGTTCGAACTCGAGTGGGACGAAGGCGACCACAAATCGGACGACGGAACACTGTCCATCGAATAG
- a CDS encoding adenylate kinase, which translates to MAQPRILILGAPGAGKGTQSAKITEEFDVNHITTGDALRANKDMDISDMDTEYDTPREYMDQGELVPDEVVNAIVDEALNQADGFVLDGYPRNLEQAKELEDMTDLDVALYLDVSEEELIHRLTGRRMDPETGDIYHVEYNPPEDPEVEERLEQRDDDTEETVKERLRVFRENTEPVIEYYEDEGVLERVEGEQAPDEVWEDVKTTIEDAA; encoded by the coding sequence ATGGCACAGCCACGAATTCTGATCCTGGGCGCACCCGGGGCCGGAAAGGGGACGCAGAGCGCAAAGATCACCGAGGAGTTCGACGTCAACCACATCACGACCGGTGACGCACTCCGCGCGAACAAGGACATGGACATCTCCGATATGGACACGGAGTACGACACGCCACGCGAGTACATGGATCAAGGTGAACTCGTCCCCGACGAAGTCGTCAACGCCATCGTCGACGAAGCGCTGAACCAAGCCGACGGCTTCGTGCTGGACGGCTATCCGCGGAACTTAGAGCAGGCTAAAGAACTCGAGGACATGACCGACCTGGATGTCGCCCTCTATCTCGACGTCAGCGAGGAGGAACTTATCCACCGTCTGACCGGCCGTCGGATGGATCCCGAGACGGGCGACATCTACCACGTCGAGTACAACCCACCGGAGGACCCCGAAGTCGAAGAACGCCTCGAGCAGCGTGACGACGACACCGAAGAAACCGTCAAAGAGCGCCTGCGCGTGTTCCGCGAGAACACCGAGCCGGTGATCGAGTACTACGAGGATGAAGGCGTACTCGAGCGCGTCGAGGGCGAGCAGGCACCCGACGAGGTCTGGGAAGACGTGAAGACGACGATCGAAGACGCGGCGTAG
- a CDS encoding DUF7289 family protein — translation MGVSRGSESTMVSERGQSTLIGIVLLIGIVAIGSLGIFLVAGDAIGGAEQQSEQERVQQTFVSLSHGISTATASDDVSHSLELEAGEHGAIAHHDSATYEIWAQDYSGENRTDISSGTIGTIEYESDDGTKIAYEGGGVFHETGERTRVVSAPAIDYDSRTYTLSFPVVTLTEEKTIRSGDIRLTRSNVEREPRNYVANDHVFVEVESEYCLGWEEYFVEQAGDLTVQQACYGAENDDGKLKVRLGYNDISGAFSSGVALPSEENIDENPSGHDLGDIAEAEYPPLDETIQQLSDDFRENESVSELDSDSSNSAGEYYQENLNGEYDFDLTDGNAVVVVNDSVTTDGEGVTVSNCGNGEHSLKIYAQGDFELHDDVKPTCDNGSIKTIQLYGTSTSTVDFHDSSSTFEGLLYVASDEFDPENEEYQIDFSGAGNVGFNGSIVANSIKFGSATNSVNPIGLENSNVDIIPEGYEPAPQLTYLNLAEHEIDIENN, via the coding sequence ATGGGTGTGTCACGCGGGAGCGAATCGACGATGGTGTCCGAGAGGGGACAATCCACGCTGATCGGGATCGTTCTGTTGATCGGCATCGTTGCAATCGGTAGTCTCGGTATTTTTCTCGTCGCTGGGGACGCTATCGGGGGTGCTGAACAACAGTCCGAACAGGAGCGCGTTCAGCAGACGTTTGTCTCGTTGAGCCACGGGATTTCCACGGCAACAGCCTCCGACGACGTCTCTCACTCGTTAGAGTTAGAGGCCGGAGAACACGGCGCGATTGCACACCACGACTCGGCGACCTACGAGATCTGGGCACAGGATTACTCCGGCGAAAACCGAACCGATATTTCTAGTGGGACGATCGGAACCATCGAATACGAGAGCGACGACGGAACGAAAATCGCCTACGAGGGCGGGGGTGTCTTCCACGAGACCGGTGAGCGAACGCGAGTCGTTTCGGCACCAGCGATCGATTACGACAGTCGAACCTACACGCTCTCGTTCCCCGTCGTTACACTCACTGAAGAAAAGACGATCAGGTCAGGGGATATACGGCTGACCCGTTCCAACGTGGAGCGCGAGCCGAGAAACTACGTCGCAAACGATCACGTGTTCGTCGAAGTCGAAAGCGAGTACTGCTTGGGCTGGGAGGAGTACTTCGTGGAGCAGGCCGGTGATCTGACCGTTCAACAGGCCTGCTACGGTGCCGAGAACGACGACGGGAAGCTCAAAGTCAGACTTGGGTACAACGATATCAGCGGAGCGTTCTCTTCTGGTGTCGCATTACCAAGTGAAGAGAATATTGATGAGAATCCGTCAGGACATGATCTTGGAGATATTGCAGAGGCAGAGTATCCACCCCTGGACGAAACTATACAACAACTGAGTGACGACTTTCGAGAGAATGAATCGGTCAGCGAACTGGACTCTGATAGTAGCAATTCCGCCGGCGAATACTACCAAGAAAACCTTAATGGAGAATATGATTTTGACCTCACAGATGGTAATGCAGTCGTTGTCGTCAACGATAGCGTAACGACCGACGGAGAGGGGGTCACCGTGTCTAACTGCGGGAATGGAGAACACAGTCTAAAAATATATGCTCAGGGCGATTTCGAACTTCATGATGATGTGAAACCCACATGTGACAACGGGAGTATCAAAACGATTCAGCTGTACGGCACCTCCACATCGACCGTCGACTTTCATGATTCAAGCAGTACGTTCGAGGGACTCCTGTACGTTGCAAGTGACGAATTTGACCCCGAAAACGAAGAGTATCAAATCGATTTTAGCGGCGCTGGCAACGTCGGTTTCAATGGTTCGATCGTCGCCAACTCGATTAAATTCGGCTCTGCCACAAATAGTGTCAATCCAATCGGTCTCGAAAATTCTAACGTCGACATAATTCCCGAAGGATACGAACCAGCCCCGCAACTCACCTATCTCAATCTTGCCGAACACGAGATCGATATCGAAAACAACTGA
- a CDS encoding DUF106 domain-containing protein — protein MTRTAEKINDLVREDSSMAAALEAIREEADRNGGEVQWADVSDDLSSGQWGRLIEKGVLVDGDEGFEIADREAYDDALDGDGDSGSYSDEPDIDAEVSQWSQWDKLAGVGALLLMFGYWLDPVRNTVGGTINIILSPLDSALPFYAVILSVALLTGLYSTLLQANLMNPEIMGKYQERMQAMQEKQKDVRERKEQAEERGASEAEIERLDDELEEVREEQMEAMAENLGMFKEQFRPMVWIMLLTIPLFLWMYWKIQSVGITGEEATVIMPIVGETSWNAGLLGPMQAWIVWYFLCSMGFTQLLRKALNIDMSPSTA, from the coding sequence ATGACTCGTACAGCGGAGAAGATCAACGACCTCGTCCGAGAGGATTCCTCGATGGCAGCGGCCTTAGAGGCGATCCGCGAGGAAGCCGACAGGAACGGGGGCGAGGTCCAATGGGCCGACGTCAGCGACGACCTGTCGAGCGGACAATGGGGCCGACTGATCGAAAAGGGCGTACTGGTTGACGGCGACGAGGGGTTCGAAATCGCCGATCGCGAAGCCTACGATGATGCCCTCGATGGCGACGGCGACAGTGGGAGCTACAGCGACGAACCCGATATCGATGCTGAAGTATCCCAGTGGTCGCAGTGGGACAAACTAGCCGGTGTGGGCGCGCTGCTGTTGATGTTCGGCTACTGGCTCGACCCAGTACGGAACACGGTGGGTGGGACGATCAACATCATCTTGTCCCCGCTCGACTCTGCATTGCCGTTTTACGCCGTGATTCTGTCCGTCGCGTTGCTGACTGGACTGTACTCGACGCTGCTGCAGGCGAACCTGATGAATCCCGAGATCATGGGCAAGTATCAGGAACGAATGCAGGCGATGCAAGAGAAACAAAAAGACGTCCGTGAGCGCAAGGAACAAGCCGAGGAGCGCGGTGCAAGCGAAGCCGAAATAGAGCGTCTCGACGACGAACTCGAGGAAGTTCGTGAAGAGCAGATGGAGGCCATGGCGGAAAACCTCGGAATGTTCAAAGAGCAGTTCCGCCCGATGGTCTGGATCATGCTGCTTACCATCCCGCTGTTTCTCTGGATGTACTGGAAAATCCAGAGCGTCGGCATCACGGGCGAGGAAGCGACCGTCATTATGCCGATCGTCGGTGAAACGAGTTGGAATGCGGGATTACTCGGCCCGATGCAGGCATGGATCGTCTGGTACTTCCTCTGCTCGATGGGCTTTACGCAGCTGTTGCGCAAGGCACTGAACATCGATATGTCGCCGTCGACGGCCTGA
- the cmk gene encoding (d)CMP kinase has product MLLTVSGPPGSGKSTTAELLADAFDLDHISGGDIFRELAEERGYTPLEFNKLAEENDQIDRDLDRRLRDIAVEEDDLVLESRLAGWLAGEQADFRFWLDSPPRVRGERIAEREGKDPARATEETQAREASEAKRYQEYYGIDIQDLTIYDLSVNTARWGPDAVLDMLVTAVGEYDADGDEGQAVVPLDYEF; this is encoded by the coding sequence ATGTTACTCACCGTCTCCGGCCCGCCGGGAAGCGGGAAGAGCACAACTGCGGAGTTGCTCGCCGACGCCTTCGATCTCGATCACATCAGCGGCGGTGACATCTTCAGAGAGTTAGCCGAGGAACGCGGCTACACGCCGCTCGAGTTCAACAAACTGGCCGAAGAGAACGACCAGATCGACCGGGATCTCGATCGGCGGCTCCGGGATATCGCCGTCGAAGAGGACGACCTCGTTCTCGAGTCGCGACTGGCTGGCTGGTTGGCCGGTGAACAGGCGGATTTCCGTTTCTGGCTCGATTCACCGCCGCGGGTTCGTGGCGAGCGAATCGCCGAGCGTGAAGGGAAAGACCCCGCCCGAGCAACCGAAGAGACACAGGCTCGCGAAGCCAGCGAGGCAAAGCGGTATCAGGAGTACTACGGGATCGACATTCAAGATCTGACGATCTACGATCTCTCGGTGAACACGGCTCGCTGGGGGCCCGACGCCGTTCTCGATATGCTCGTGACCGCCGTTGGAGAGTACGACGCCGACGGCGACGAAGGACAGGCTGTCGTTCCACTCGACTACGAGTTCTAA
- a CDS encoding RNA-guided pseudouridylation complex pseudouridine synthase subunit Cbf5: MAHRSRLRGPPDDRTPAELLTFGVVNLDKPPGPSSHQISGWLRDAVSDTLSKSGDDATIDQAAHAGTLDPKVTGCLPVMLGDATRLAQVFLEGFKEYVAVLECHAPVPVDAESVIAEFEGPIYQKPPRKSAVSRRLRVRELYDLEVLEIEDRQILLRVQCESGTYIRKLCHDLGLALGTGAHMGHLRRTATSPFDDTDLHNAHEFLDALAFWLEDDDPSLLYEVVEPAERILEDLPSVTIAENAAREVANGAPVYAPGVLGVPDDVADGDLLACHTPNGAAVCLGTLVGDPTAERGTVVSLERVLV; the protein is encoded by the coding sequence ATGGCACATCGCTCTCGTCTCCGTGGACCGCCCGACGATCGGACGCCAGCAGAACTGCTTACCTTCGGGGTCGTCAACCTCGATAAACCACCTGGTCCCTCGTCCCATCAGATCAGTGGCTGGTTGCGAGACGCCGTGTCGGACACGCTTTCGAAGTCCGGCGACGACGCCACGATCGATCAGGCAGCCCACGCGGGAACACTCGATCCCAAAGTAACCGGCTGTCTACCTGTGATGCTCGGTGATGCAACCCGACTCGCACAGGTCTTTCTCGAGGGATTCAAAGAGTACGTCGCTGTCCTCGAGTGTCACGCCCCAGTCCCGGTCGACGCCGAGTCGGTCATCGCCGAGTTCGAGGGTCCGATCTATCAGAAACCGCCGCGCAAAAGCGCCGTGTCGAGACGCCTGCGCGTGCGCGAGTTGTACGATCTCGAGGTCCTCGAGATCGAAGACCGACAGATACTGCTCCGAGTGCAGTGTGAGAGTGGGACCTACATCCGCAAGCTCTGTCACGATCTGGGGCTTGCGCTCGGGACGGGCGCTCACATGGGGCATCTGCGTCGAACGGCGACGTCGCCGTTCGACGACACCGACTTGCACAACGCCCACGAGTTCCTCGACGCACTCGCGTTCTGGCTCGAGGACGACGATCCCAGCCTCCTCTACGAGGTCGTCGAGCCGGCCGAACGGATCCTCGAGGACCTTCCGAGCGTGACGATCGCCGAGAACGCAGCCCGTGAAGTGGCAAACGGTGCCCCAGTGTACGCGCCCGGTGTTCTCGGGGTTCCGGACGACGTCGCCGACGGGGACCTCCTCGCCTGTCACACCCCCAACGGGGCTGCCGTCTGTCTCGGGACCTTGGTTGGCGATCCGACTGCCGAGCGCGGCACGGTCGTCTCGCTCGAGCGCGTGTTGGTCTGA
- a CDS encoding Nmad3 family putative nucleotide modification protein, producing the protein MTVVLAGIGADSTNFGALAPLYDDGRFEYVPIPEKTRETDETATLGSWDLRGSDGTAASLTTRIKPQPIGDAKTTVTGDALESWPFHRDPNFEALTYGEHRTSGYVSRLRALESGDVVGFYAGLRRPDGDRAHRHLIGYMTVDRVDVVTPDMPRDEREAILEAHPENAHTKRARDGECYLGKPVVLIDGREPGGLFDRHPIRLSDYYVKPGNERAQYYLRDEVATEWNVRAGGENMMYKPAYRCELSGEAFCQQVGLPGKRTADEGLLETT; encoded by the coding sequence ATGACGGTCGTTCTCGCCGGTATCGGTGCCGACAGCACGAATTTCGGGGCACTGGCCCCGCTGTACGACGACGGACGCTTCGAATACGTACCGATCCCCGAGAAGACTCGAGAGACGGACGAAACCGCAACCCTCGGCTCGTGGGACCTCCGCGGCAGCGACGGGACCGCAGCATCGCTGACGACGCGGATCAAACCCCAGCCGATCGGTGACGCGAAGACGACAGTCACCGGCGACGCTCTCGAGTCGTGGCCGTTCCATCGCGATCCGAACTTCGAGGCGCTGACCTACGGCGAACATCGAACCAGCGGCTACGTCTCGCGGCTTCGGGCGCTCGAGTCCGGAGACGTCGTCGGGTTCTACGCTGGCCTCCGGCGACCCGACGGCGACCGTGCGCATCGCCACCTGATCGGCTACATGACCGTCGATCGCGTTGACGTCGTCACACCCGACATGCCGCGGGACGAACGCGAGGCAATTCTCGAGGCTCACCCGGAAAACGCCCACACGAAACGCGCCCGCGATGGCGAGTGTTATCTCGGCAAGCCGGTCGTGCTGATCGACGGCCGCGAGCCCGGCGGACTCTTCGATCGCCATCCGATCCGACTCTCCGACTACTACGTCAAGCCGGGGAACGAACGCGCACAGTACTATTTGCGCGATGAAGTAGCAACTGAGTGGAACGTCCGTGCCGGCGGCGAGAACATGATGTACAAACCAGCCTACCGCTGTGAGCTGTCTGGCGAAGCCTTCTGCCAGCAGGTTGGGCTGCCGGGGAAGCGGACAGCCGACGAGGGGCTTCTCGAGACGACGTAG
- a CDS encoding acyltransferase — MTDETASRHDRIRRHPTPGPGNSLSGWPNARSPVRVALSYIVIWLVRISPSLRLKRWLLRRLGVTVGPGVSWGLEATPDVFWPELITLEAEALVGYDATILCHEFLQDEYRTGEVRIGERAMIGAGAIVLPGVEIGADARVAANSLVTRDVPPNTTVAGVPAEPMGTDDTDELSRDS; from the coding sequence GTGACCGACGAGACAGCATCCCGCCACGACCGCATCCGACGGCATCCGACGCCGGGTCCGGGCAACTCGCTTTCCGGCTGGCCGAACGCTCGCAGCCCCGTTCGGGTCGCGCTCTCGTATATCGTCATCTGGCTCGTTCGAATCTCGCCGAGCCTCCGGCTCAAACGCTGGCTGTTACGACGGCTCGGCGTCACCGTCGGCCCCGGCGTCTCGTGGGGCCTTGAGGCGACGCCGGACGTCTTCTGGCCCGAACTGATCACACTCGAAGCGGAGGCGCTCGTCGGCTACGACGCGACGATTCTCTGTCACGAGTTTCTCCAAGACGAGTATCGAACGGGTGAGGTTCGGATCGGCGAGCGGGCGATGATCGGTGCTGGGGCGATCGTCCTTCCAGGCGTCGAAATCGGAGCGGATGCACGCGTCGCGGCGAATTCGCTTGTGACGCGTGACGTCCCGCCGAACACGACGGTTGCAGGTGTGCCAGCCGAGCCGATGGGAACGGACGACACTGACGAACTGTCTCGAGACTCATAA